AATGCAAGACGTCTGGAAGGTGTATCCGAACGGGACGGCTGCGCTGAACGGGATTTCCGTAAAAATCGACAAAGGCGAATTCGTGTATGTTGTCGGACCCAGCGGCGCTGGCAAGTCTACCTTCATCAAATTGATGTATCGGGAGACACGTCCTACCAAAGGGCACATCTTTGTCAATGGGTTTAACATCGAGCGCCTGAAGGACCGCAAGGTACCGCTTCTTCGAAGAAACATCGGCGTCGTTTTTCAGGACTTTAAGCTCTTACCCAAGCTCACGGCGTATGAAAATGTGGCCTTCGCACTGGAAGTCATCGGCGCTTCGCACAGACAGGTGAAGCGGCGAGTCGGTGACGCCCTGGATTGGGTGGGTCTCGGCGACAAAATGCATATGCTTCCGTCGCAGTTGTCCGGCGGTGAGCAGCAGCGCGTGGCCGTCGCGAGGTCACTGGTGAACAACCCGGCGGTCATCATCGCGGACGAGCCGACCGGAAACCTTGACCCCGATACGTCATGGGGCATCATGAAGCTGTTTCAGCGCATCAACGAACGCGGCACGACGATTGTCATGGCCACGCATAACAGGGACATCGTGAACACCATGCGCAAGCGCGTCATTGCCATTGAAGCCGGACAAATCGTTCGAGACGAAAGCAAGGGATCCTACGGCTATGAAGATTAAACTGGGAAGGCATTTGAAGGAGAGCATCAAAAACCTTGCGCGCAACGGCTGGATGACGTTTGCGTCGATCAGTGCCGTCACCATTACGCTGTTGATTCTGGGCATTTCCTTGGTCATCGCCATGAACGCGCAGCAGATGTCTTCGTCTGTCCAGGGGCAGCTGAGTATCAGTGTGTTCATGAAACAGTCCGTTACCGATCAGCAGGCTGCGCAAGTTGCCGACCAGGTTCGGACGATGCCCGGTGTGCGCTCCGTTCAGTTGGTCACCAAAGCCCAGGGCATGGCCTCGCTGCAGAAAGACATGAAGCAGTATAGCAGCGTGCTGAAAGGGTTGAAGGCGGACGACACCCTGCCGGACAAGCTGGTGGTCAAGGCGACAGACCCGCGCAACACCATCGCGCTCGGTCAGAAGTTGGCCAAGCTGCCGGGGGTTGCCGAAGTCAATGATGGACAGCAGGTGGTCAACAAGCTGTTCCGGTTCCTGGATATCGTTCGCAACATTGGGCTCGTCTTTGTTGCGGCGCTGATTTTGACAGCCATGTTTCTCATTTCGAACACCATCAAAATCAGCATTTTTGCTCGTCGGCGCGAGATTGAGATTATGAAACTGGTCGGTGCGACGAACTGGTTCATTCGCTGGCCGTTCGTGTTTGAGTCGCTCATCATCGGGGTGATTGGCGCGCTCATTCCCTACGCGGTCATCGTCATCGGCTACCATTCTCTCTACATGCATACCGGCGGCGAGTTCGCGGTGCTGGTGTTTCAGTTGGTCAAAACGGTCGATCTTGCGGCCAAGCTTGCCGGCGTGCTGTTTGGCATCGGCATCATCATCGGGATTTGGGGCGGCATTATGTCAGTCCGAAAGTTTTTGAAGGTATGACGCCAATGTACGGACAGAGTCTGATCCATGGCCTTCTCACCCTGCTTCTCAACCCGCTGCTGTATGTGGGGGGCGTGCTCATGGTGTGGGAGCGTGCACGCGCTGCCAATCATGAGCGCCGCTTTTTTGGCACGCGCGTCTCGCGGGTTTGGCGGCCCGTCTTTGCCCTGTGGGGGCAAAGCTTGGCTGGCGGGGTGGTCATCAGCGCTGTCTGTCTGTTCACCGGGGCCCGTGTGACCCCAGTCGACGCCGCCGTGGTCACTGCATTCACACTCATCTTCGGCGCGATTCGCGCCCGGCAGTTGTCGCCGCTGTACGGAATTGCCTGCCTGCTGATGGCCGTGTTTGGGATTCGCATAAGCGGCTGGCAAGGCGCAGACACACCGTCCGCAGGCCTCCTGTCCCAATGGATATCGTCGCTGGCGCATACGGATGTCAAAAGTTGGCTGGCCATCGCCGCTGCGGTGTGTTTGCTGGAAGCTGCGCTGCTTTGGTTCAACCGCAGCCAGCGTCCTGCCCCTGCCTACGTGCTGGGAAAACGCGGGCGTCCAGTGGGGGCCCTTTTGACGCAGTGGAGTTTCCTGGTACCGATGGTCACGTTCGGCCCAGGGCCGAACCCGATGCCGCACATGCCTGGCGGCGTGTGGCCGCTCCTCGGGGCGGTGGCCGGCGGCTGGTCGCTGTGGGGGCTTCCGTTGTTAATGGGCACCAGCGGGTTCTCCATCACGACCGTCCCCAGCGAACGAGCGCTTGGCACCGCCAAGTACATGCTGCTGGCCGGGGTATTGCTTGCGGCGGATGTGTATGCCGTGGACGCGTTCGGACTCGGGTATGTCTGGGCCGGCATCGTGATCTGCTTGGTGGCAAGGGAGTGGACCGTGTGGCGGACGCGTCTGCGCGAGACGAAAGGGGAGCCCCTGTACGCGCAAGTGCCGATGGGCGTGCGCGTGCTGGGGACCAGCCAGGGGTCGGTCGCGGATGAAATGGGGCTGCTGCCTGGGGAGATCATTACCCAGGTCAACCAGGTCCCTGTGCACAGCAATTACGACCTGCACTTCGCATTTGAACAAAATCCGGCCTATGCCAAGCTGCACGTGCTGGATGCGCGGGGCGAGATGCGCATTGTCGGGAAACCGGTGTACACCGGGGAACGAAACCAGCTAGGGCTGGTACTTGTGCCGGACGGGGGCAGTCTGACCTGCTACCGCAAGTTCGGCTACGGGCTGTTTGAGGTGCTGTATGCCAAGGTGGCCACGCGGGAGGCACTGCCGGTTTGGGTCGACTGGGCAGAAATCGAGTCCGCACCCACCACCGATTCGTAGCCGCGGCCCGCTGCGGCGGACGAGGGATAGACAGCGCGAGGAGGGATGACGATGGATATTGCAACGATCGCTGGATTTGTGTTGGCGGTTGGGAGCCTCATCGTGGGCTTCATACTGGACGGGGGCAGCTTGGGTGCCCTGTTTCAACCGACAGCGTTGATTATCATTTTTGGGGGTACACTGGGCGCCACGATGATTACGGTCTCCCTGCGTCAATTTTTGGCGATAGGCAAATACCTCCGCATTTCCTTGTTCCACAAGCGTCAGGATGCACTGGATATCATCGATCAACTCGTAGAACTGGCCACCTTGGCGCGCCGCGAAGGCATCCTGGCGCTGGACGAACGGCTCGACACATTTGACGACGAGTTTTTGCGCAGCGGGCTGCAGTTCGTCGTGGACGGCGTCGACCCTGAACTGGTCAAAAGCATGATGGAGACGGAACTCTCGTATATCGAAGACCGTCACGAAGCCGCGGCGCATATTTTTGAGGTTGCCGGCGGCTTTGCGCCGACCATGGGCATCATCGGTACGGTGATGGGGCTGGTTCACGTCCTCAGCAACCTCAGCGACGTACAGACACTAGGCCCGGAGATCGCGACGGCGTTTACGGCCACCCTCTACGGTGTCGCCAGCGCGAACGTGCTGTGGCTGCCCATCGCGAACAAGTTGAAGCGGCGCAATCAGGAGGAAGTGCTGCTTCGCGAAATCATGCTCGAAGGGGTGCTCTCCATCCAGGCGGGCGAAAATCCGAATATCCTCGGTCAAAAGTTAAAGGCATTCCTTGCGCCCAGTACGCGTTCGCGGAATTCGGCGGCAGGTGCCCGGAAGGACAAGGCGGGTGAGCCGAGTGTCGAGACGGCGCAAACGTAATCACACGCCGGAAAACCAGGATCGATGGATGATTACATACTCCGATCTGATCACGCTGCTGCTGATCTTCTTCGTGATTATGTACGCGATGTCGAACATCAACACCATCAAGTTTATGAGCCTGTCGCAGTCTCTGGCGGCTGCCTTGCATCATAATGATCAAATTCCCTTAAACGGTACGGGGACCACAGCGCTCATCACGGCCGCCAACCCGACCTCGGGTGATCAGTCGACCACCAAGGGCAGCGCCTCGCAGGACCAGCAGCTCGACAACCTGTACACGCAGGTCAAGTCTTACATCACGGCGCATCACCTGCAAGGCAATGTGACGATTCTGAATCAGCAGCGCGGCGTCCAAATTACCTTGCGCGATGTCGTCCTGTTTGAGAGCGGACAAGCCACCATCAAGCCGCAGGCGCGGCAGTTGATTGCGGGGCTCGTCCCGTTTTTTAAAGCGGTTCCGAACAACATCGTGATCGAAGGATATACCGACAACCGGCCGATCGACACCCCTGAGTTCCCGTCCAACTGGGAGCTTTCATCAGCGCGCGCGATTGGGGTGGTGCGTCTGCTGGCTGCGGATGGCATTGACCCCGCGAGGCTGTCGGGAGTTGGGTATGGGCAATACCACCCGGTCGTGCCCAACGATACGCCCGAACATCGGCAGATGAACCGGCGGATTAACATCGTGATTCTTCGCACGGGAACGAGTCCCGACACGTCGGCCAGCACGTCGGCCAGCACCGCTTCTGCGACGTCATCCCTCGAAGCGCTGGCGAACGGAACATCCGCAGCTGCCAACGCAGCAAACTGACGATTTGACCATCGTCGGCGGGTGGCACGAAGGAACGAAAGGGAGCAGAACGCATGTTCCCTTTTTTGCGTTGGTATGATAACATCGTAGAGTAACCAAGTGGCAGCTAGGCGTTCCTGGAACGCCTAGCTGCATTGCTGGCCTTGAAAAGGGGGATCCCCGTTGTCGATGAAGGAAGGACAATTCCAACTGGTTTCGGATTACGAACCACAGGGAGACCAGCCGGCAGCCATTGAACAATTGGTGGACGGTGTGACGCGGGGCCTGCGTCACCAGGTCTTGCTGGGGGTGACCGGCTCGGGGAAGACGTTCACGATGGCGAATGTGATTGCGCGGCTGAACAAGCCGACCCTGGTGATCGCGCACAACAAAACGCTCGCCGCACAGCTGACCGCCGAGTTCAAGGAGTTCTTTCCCCACAACGCCGTTGAATACTTTGTCAGTTACTACGATTATTATCAGCCGGAGGCATACATTCCGTCGACGGATACCTATATTGAAAAAGACGCCAAAATCAACGACGAGATTGATAAACTGCGGCACTCTGCCACAGCTTCGCTGCTGGAGCGCAACGACGTGATTGTGGTGGCGAGTGTGTCGGCGATTTACGGCTTGGGCGACCCGGCGGAATACCGTGACCACGTGCTGTCGCTCCGGCAGGGCGCCGTCCGCAGCCGAGACAGCATCCTGCGGCGCCTGGTCGATATGCAGTATGAGCGCAACGACATCAACTTCACACGCGGTACGTTTCGCGTACGCGGCGATGTGATTGAGATTTTCCCTGCTTCGCGCGGGGAGCAGGCGATTCGCGTGGAATTGTTCGGGGACGAAATTGATCGGATCACCGAGATCAACGTGTTGACCGGTGAAATTGTCGGGGTGCGAGAGCACGTTGGCATTTTTCCGGCGTCCCACTTTGTCACATCCCGGCCGCGCCTGGAGGCAGCCATTGAGCGCATTCGCGCCGAACTGGCCGAACGGCTGGAGGAACTGCGCAGCGCCGGCAGGCTGCTGGAGGCGCAGCGGCTGGAGCAGCGCACGCAGTACGATATTGAAATGATGCTCGAAATCGGCTTTTGCTCCGGCATCGAAAACTACTCCCGGCACCTCGAGGGACGAGCCGCAGGCGAACCGCCGCACACCCTGCTGGACTACTTTCCGGACGACTTTTTGACGCTGATTGACGAGTCGCACGTGACCTTGCCGCAAATCAGAGGGATGTACGGCGGCGACCGGACCCGCAAGCTGACGCTGATTGAACACGGGTTTCGGCTGCCTTCCGCTGCGGACAACCGGCCGTTGACGTTCGAGGAGTTCGAGGAGCGGCTGCAGCAGGTGATTTACGTGTCGGCGACGCCCGGTCCGTATGAAGAGGCACATGAGCAGCGCCGGGTCGAGCAAATCATTCGTCCGACAGGACTGCTCGATCCGGAGATTTTTGTCCGACCCATTCAGGGCCAGATTGACGATTTGGTTGGCGAGATCCACAAACGGATTCAGCGGCATGAGCGGGTGCTGGTGACGACGTTGACGAAGAAGATGGCGGAGGATCTGACCGATTACCTGAAGGAACTGGGCATCAAGGTGCGGTACCTGCACTCGGATATCAAGACCATCGAACGGATGGTCATTCTGCGCGAACTGCGCCTGGGCGTCTTTGATGTCCTCATCGGCATCAACCTGCTGCGCGAGGGGCTCGACCTGCCAGAGGTCTCGCTGGTGGCGATTTTGGACGCCGACAAGGAAGGGTTCCTGCGCGCCGAACGCTCGTTGATTCAGACCATTGGCCGCGCAGCGCGAAACGCGAACGGACAGGTCATCATGTATGCGGACAAGATTACGGATTCCATGCGCGTCGCGATTGAAGAGACCGAGCGGCGCCGCAAAAAGCAGATGGCCTTCAATGAAGCGCACGGGATCACGCCGCAGACCATCCAGAAAGCGGTGCGCGATGTCATCGAGGCGACCAAGGCGGCGGAGGCCAAGGATGACTACCTGTCTGCCGCAGAGCGGGCGAAGGCCATGTCGGCGAAGGAACGGCGCGATCTGATTCGCAAGCTCGAGGGCGAGATGAAGGAAGCGGCGAAGGCGCTGCAGTTTGAACGGGCCGCAGAGCTGCGCGACTTGATTGTGGAGTTGTCCGCGTCGTAGCAGACGCTGTCTGTGCACGCGGCCGGTTCAACGGTTGTCATTTCGGCTATTCTGATAGAGAACGGGCGATGGAAGAGGTGGAGTTGAAGATGG
Above is a genomic segment from Alicyclobacillus cycloheptanicus containing:
- the ftsE gene encoding cell division ATP-binding protein FtsE; translation: MIEMQDVWKVYPNGTAALNGISVKIDKGEFVYVVGPSGAGKSTFIKLMYRETRPTKGHIFVNGFNIERLKDRKVPLLRRNIGVVFQDFKLLPKLTAYENVAFALEVIGASHRQVKRRVGDALDWVGLGDKMHMLPSQLSGGEQQRVAVARSLVNNPAVIIADEPTGNLDPDTSWGIMKLFQRINERGTTIVMATHNRDIVNTMRKRVIAIEAGQIVRDESKGSYGYED
- the ftsX gene encoding permease-like cell division protein FtsX, yielding MKIKLGRHLKESIKNLARNGWMTFASISAVTITLLILGISLVIAMNAQQMSSSVQGQLSISVFMKQSVTDQQAAQVADQVRTMPGVRSVQLVTKAQGMASLQKDMKQYSSVLKGLKADDTLPDKLVVKATDPRNTIALGQKLAKLPGVAEVNDGQQVVNKLFRFLDIVRNIGLVFVAALILTAMFLISNTIKISIFARRREIEIMKLVGATNWFIRWPFVFESLIIGVIGALIPYAVIVIGYHSLYMHTGGEFAVLVFQLVKTVDLAAKLAGVLFGIGIIIGIWGGIMSVRKFLKV
- a CDS encoding PDZ domain-containing protein, which codes for MYGQSLIHGLLTLLLNPLLYVGGVLMVWERARAANHERRFFGTRVSRVWRPVFALWGQSLAGGVVISAVCLFTGARVTPVDAAVVTAFTLIFGAIRARQLSPLYGIACLLMAVFGIRISGWQGADTPSAGLLSQWISSLAHTDVKSWLAIAAAVCLLEAALLWFNRSQRPAPAYVLGKRGRPVGALLTQWSFLVPMVTFGPGPNPMPHMPGGVWPLLGAVAGGWSLWGLPLLMGTSGFSITTVPSERALGTAKYMLLAGVLLAADVYAVDAFGLGYVWAGIVICLVAREWTVWRTRLRETKGEPLYAQVPMGVRVLGTSQGSVADEMGLLPGEIITQVNQVPVHSNYDLHFAFEQNPAYAKLHVLDARGEMRIVGKPVYTGERNQLGLVLVPDGGSLTCYRKFGYGLFEVLYAKVATREALPVWVDWAEIESAPTTDS
- a CDS encoding flagellar motor protein, producing the protein MDIATIAGFVLAVGSLIVGFILDGGSLGALFQPTALIIIFGGTLGATMITVSLRQFLAIGKYLRISLFHKRQDALDIIDQLVELATLARREGILALDERLDTFDDEFLRSGLQFVVDGVDPELVKSMMETELSYIEDRHEAAAHIFEVAGGFAPTMGIIGTVMGLVHVLSNLSDVQTLGPEIATAFTATLYGVASANVLWLPIANKLKRRNQEEVLLREIMLEGVLSIQAGENPNILGQKLKAFLAPSTRSRNSAAGARKDKAGEPSVETAQT
- a CDS encoding flagellar motor protein MotB translates to MSRRRKRNHTPENQDRWMITYSDLITLLLIFFVIMYAMSNINTIKFMSLSQSLAAALHHNDQIPLNGTGTTALITAANPTSGDQSTTKGSASQDQQLDNLYTQVKSYITAHHLQGNVTILNQQRGVQITLRDVVLFESGQATIKPQARQLIAGLVPFFKAVPNNIVIEGYTDNRPIDTPEFPSNWELSSARAIGVVRLLAADGIDPARLSGVGYGQYHPVVPNDTPEHRQMNRRINIVILRTGTSPDTSASTSASTASATSSLEALANGTSAAANAAN
- the uvrB gene encoding excinuclease ABC subunit UvrB, whose amino-acid sequence is MKEGQFQLVSDYEPQGDQPAAIEQLVDGVTRGLRHQVLLGVTGSGKTFTMANVIARLNKPTLVIAHNKTLAAQLTAEFKEFFPHNAVEYFVSYYDYYQPEAYIPSTDTYIEKDAKINDEIDKLRHSATASLLERNDVIVVASVSAIYGLGDPAEYRDHVLSLRQGAVRSRDSILRRLVDMQYERNDINFTRGTFRVRGDVIEIFPASRGEQAIRVELFGDEIDRITEINVLTGEIVGVREHVGIFPASHFVTSRPRLEAAIERIRAELAERLEELRSAGRLLEAQRLEQRTQYDIEMMLEIGFCSGIENYSRHLEGRAAGEPPHTLLDYFPDDFLTLIDESHVTLPQIRGMYGGDRTRKLTLIEHGFRLPSAADNRPLTFEEFEERLQQVIYVSATPGPYEEAHEQRRVEQIIRPTGLLDPEIFVRPIQGQIDDLVGEIHKRIQRHERVLVTTLTKKMAEDLTDYLKELGIKVRYLHSDIKTIERMVILRELRLGVFDVLIGINLLREGLDLPEVSLVAILDADKEGFLRAERSLIQTIGRAARNANGQVIMYADKITDSMRVAIEETERRRKKQMAFNEAHGITPQTIQKAVRDVIEATKAAEAKDDYLSAAERAKAMSAKERRDLIRKLEGEMKEAAKALQFERAAELRDLIVELSAS